A segment of the Haemorhous mexicanus isolate bHaeMex1 chromosome 3, bHaeMex1.pri, whole genome shotgun sequence genome:
GCCTTCCGCGGCACAGCACAGACGAGTCGACAAAAGTAACTGCTCAtttacattatttctttttctatttaacAAAACACACGTGACTGCTCGCTTGCATTATCCCTTTTTCTATTTATCGAAACGTTTTGCTCCTGAAAAGACAAAACTAAACACCCAGGCATGATTCAAAAGTCAAATGCAAGCGTTATCAGAAGTACATTTAAACAGCGCCTCTCATGCCGGATGAAGCAGTCGCAGAGGAGGATTTTTGCAGCGGTGGGTTGTTGCAGCGGTGGGTTGTTCCAGCTGCGGGCTGTTCCAGCTGCGGGCTGTTCCAGCTGCGGGCTGTTCCAGCTGCGGGCTGTTCCAGCTGCGGGGCCGCACGGAGCAGGCGCAGGGCGGTGCAGGGCGCAGCGCAGCCGCGAGAGGGCGCTGGGGCCCCGCGGTCAGCGCGGCGCGGCGGAGGGCGGCGCGGGCAGCGGCGGGTCGGTGGGGTTTCCATGGAACGGGGGAATGCTCAGCAAATTCCCTCTGACTGCCTCCCCGAGCTGCATTAACCTGCTTGGGACTGGGGAGAAAACAGCTACAAGCTGCCACTGCACCATCGCCAGGAGGACACGGCAGCACGGGGATGATTTCCACACAGTTTTGTGAAGAATTGAAGCCTGTGAGCAGTGACAACGGATTTAAAGGGACGATGCACGCCAGAAATTTGGCCCGCTCGAAGGCCACAGGTACTGAAGAGCATCCGCGTCAACGTCTACACTTTATTGCTGGATTCTTTAAAAAGTCAGTTTGAATTTATTATGTTCACATAAAATGTGCTGTACAAACTCCTGTAAGATCAAGGTACAAATTAGTCCGTCAGCATCCAGGGACATGCTCTTTTGACTGGGAGTAATGGATATTACAAAAATATAACAGAAAGtgaattttatttcaatgcCCAGGATTAAACGAACCTTTTGCCCTATTGACACACACCCCTCTGTAACAGTTTGCTGCAAGTAACTTGTCAGGCAATTTGATGTACTCAGTGATGCATTCACTCTCCAAgtggatattttaaaatacaatttttaataaCAACAGTATTGTACAAACCACCCATTTTTGTTCTATTCACTAATGCCAGTGCTGGCTAGGAAAACGGGACACTTTGAATCCAGCCCCGAGAGGCAGTAGCCGCAGGATATCGTCTGTGTGGGAAAGCTCGCAGGGAAGAAGTTTGGGACACCACCCGGCTGAGCAGCGATAGCTGCACCAGGGACAGAGTGCGTCGCTGCCGGGGGGTCCGTGTGTCCCCCGGCACGGCGGCCACCCCAgcgcccccagcccagcccagcccagcccagccctgccagctcctccgTGGAGGGACTCGCACCCTGCCCTCCTCCGTGGAGGGACTCGcaccctgccctcccagcaACCCCGCACTACAGCGCTTTGTGCCCCTTTATGTACCACGTTAATTTTTTCAGGGCTGTGACTTCCGACATCCCTGTAAAATTGAGACCCAAAGGCCAGTTCATTTCAATCCTGAACTGAAGCCTGCTTCTCCCAGTTTACAATTCCTCCGCTCCCGTTTGGCCAAGAGCTGGCGAGAGTCGAACATGATGAATTTTTTAAGGAAGGGAGTCGAGCGCTTTTCCAGTAGAACCCAGCGGGcgttttcatttcattttattcaacCGCCTGCAATACTCTCTGTTCACTTTGCCCGGGCTTTAAAGCAGCACCTGGGACGCAGGGGCGCCCCCCGTTCCTCTCGGGTGCCCGCCCAGCCTCTTCACAGCGGCCATCCCGAGCGGCGAGACTGCGGCGGGGACCGGCCCTGCCCTAGCGCCGAGCCGGGATCGCCCGGGGCCGGGAGGTCTCAGACCGGGGGCAGGAGCTCCCGGCCGCCCCTGGCGCGGCTCCGCCCGCCGCGACCCCGAGCCcgctgccccggcccggccgctgcCCCGCCCGCCTCGGCCCCGCCTCCCGCCCGCGGCCGCCCGCCAATCGCAGCGCTCTCCGCCGGGGATGACCTCACTCCTTGCCTTCCTATTGGTCAGCTATATTAAGAAAGTCGCGAGCGCCTTTAAATAGCGGAGCCGGGCCGCAGCTTGCGGCAGTGGCTGGAGCCGGTCCTGCTGGCCTGTTTATGTGAGGGCGAGAACCGGCGGCACCGCTTCCACCGCAGGGCTCTGGGGCCGGCGGCGCTACCCTGCGGCCGTAGCGCGTTCCGCGAGGCAGGGTACGGCGGCGCGGTGCCGGTGAGCCAAGAGAGCAGGGCGCGCCCGCCTGCCTGCGCGGGCCGGCTCGCCACGGTGCCCTGTGAGAAGCGAGAGGGAgcgggaggcggcggccgcggggagGAGGGCGCTGCCATCGTCCTGCTGCACGGCAAGGCCAGTTTGGCGAGCCTGGCCATGGCTGCCATCCGCAAGAAactggtggtggtgggggaCGGTGCCTGTGGCAAGACTTGCCTCCTCATCGTCTTCAGCAAGGACGAGTTCCCCGAGGTTTACGTGCCCACCGTCTTCGAGAACTACGTGGCGGACATCGAGGTGGACGGCAAGCAGGTGGAGCTGGCCCTGTGGGACACGGCCGGCCAGGAGGACTATGACCGCCTGCGTCCCCTTTCCTACCCGGACACCGATGTCATCCTCATGTGCTTCTCTGTGGACAGCCCGGACTCGCTGGAGAACATCCCGGAGAAGTGGGTGCCCGAAGTCAAGCACTTCTGCCCCAACGTCCCCATCATCCTGGTGGCCAACAAGAAGGACCTGCGGAACGACGAGCACGTTCGGAACGAGCTGGCCCGCATGAAGCAGGAGCCGGTGCGCACCGAGGATGGCCGGGCCATGGCCATTCGCATCCAGGCCTACGACTACCTGGAGTGCTCGGCCAAGACCAAGGAGGGTGTCCGGGAGGTCTTCGAGACTGCCACCcgggcagccctgcagaagcGCTACGGCACCCAGAACGGCTGCATCAACTGCTGCAAAGTGCTATAGGGCGTGTCTGGAGCGCGGCGCTGGGCACAGCGCCTGGGTCACCTGTTGGCAGGTGCAGAGCAGCGGGGTTATACACGCACACGGCATCTGCCTGTCCCCTCCGCTAGGGACTGGCTGTGGATGGGGtgggggctgagggagggagcACACTCCTTGAGCCTTGGCCAAAAAGGGTTGTGCTTGCTCAGCCGTGGGGACGGAGGGAGGGGGGGATTGCATGCCCTGAGTCTTGGGAATAAAGTGGGGAGAAGCCTTCTCCTACCACTGGCCCCTGCGAGTTAGTCGTGGACTCAACAACAAAAAGCTGCTGAGACTGGACTGAGCAATCGTTGCACCCGGTTCTGCCCCTTTGCCAacacctgctgctccctgctcccggGCAGCCTCCTCTCTTTTGCAAGAGGAGGGCGGTGGAGCGGAGATGCTCGAAGGGacttctgcctcctgcctgcatgTGCCTCCACCCAGGCGAGCTGGGGAAAGGGGCTGCCTCTCCCAGGCTGCCTGCAGCATCCTCGCTTCTCCCTCACATGTTTCAGCCTGAGCCTGACCTGCTGTGGGAATTAGTGCCCTGAAGACCGAgactgggaggggaggggagggtcATCCCAAGCGAAGCCTGTATATATGTTACCTTTTTTGTCTTGTGCAAACTGGGGTAGTGCAGGGGGTGCTTATTTAAAgtgaggtggggagggggtgcccaggtgggacTTGTGTTGTGCAAAGGAACTTGCCCTGAGTGACTGATGCCTGCTGATAACAGGAGCCATGACCTGACTCCAGCTGCAGAAGCCACCAGGCCAGAAAGTAAAGCTGAACTGTCCTGCTTGCTGGATATCCACCTCCTGACAGATGAGGCAGGGTGAGCAAGGGGATGATCGCCATATTATGATTTTGGTGCCTGCTCCTTACTTTTAATGTTGTCTCCTGCAAGTGTGTTgatttgggtttatttaaaagtttattttcaaaagatGTTACTTTGCACAACTTGGTGgattttttatgtttaaatt
Coding sequences within it:
- the RHOB gene encoding rho-related GTP-binding protein RhoB, encoding MAAIRKKLVVVGDGACGKTCLLIVFSKDEFPEVYVPTVFENYVADIEVDGKQVELALWDTAGQEDYDRLRPLSYPDTDVILMCFSVDSPDSLENIPEKWVPEVKHFCPNVPIILVANKKDLRNDEHVRNELARMKQEPVRTEDGRAMAIRIQAYDYLECSAKTKEGVREVFETATRAALQKRYGTQNGCINCCKVL